A single genomic interval of Camelina sativa cultivar DH55 chromosome 11, Cs, whole genome shotgun sequence harbors:
- the LOC104721883 gene encoding putative nuclease HARBI1, whose amino-acid sequence MEISAFPFPYLQDDECSHFLSLFQDMDSSPSGFGLEGFGNNNNSDHTNKKRSRKDDDEADAVNGKAAFGDILATLLLLDEEAKQQQEQWDFESNQDKSLLEANHKKQVNTMDGYYNQLQGHYSPAGEVTDGSAARSKRARKTAVVAAAVSAVADTTATAAPVPTADIASGSGSGPSHRRLWVKERTTDWWDRVSRPDFPEDEFRRDFRMSKSTFNLICEELDTTVTKKNTMLRDAIPAPKRVGVCVWRLATGAPLRHVSERFGLGISTCHKLVIEVCRAIYDVLMPKYLRWPSDQEISSTKSKFESVHKIPNVVGSIYTTHIPIIAPKVHVAAYFNKRHTERNQKTSYSITVQGVVNADGIFTDVCIGNPGSLTDDQILEKSSLSRQRAARGMLRDSWIVGNSGFPLTDWLLVPYARQNLTWTQHAFNESVGEIQGIATEAFQRLKGRWACLQKRTEVKLQDLPYVLGACCVLHNICEMRNEEISPELKFEVFDDVAVPENSIRSATAVNTRDHISHNLLHRGLAGTRTL is encoded by the coding sequence ATGGAAATCTCTGCTTTCCCATTTCCATACCTACAAGACGACGAGTGTTCCCATTTCCTTAGTCTATTTCAAGACATGGACTCTTCTCCTTCTGGTTTCGGATTAGAAGGTTtcggtaacaacaacaacagcgaCCATACTAATAAGAAACGTTCAAGAAAAGACGACGACGAAGCCGACGCTGTGAATGGTAAGGCTGCGTTTGGAGACATACTCGCCACGCTTCTTCTGTTAGACGAGGAAGCTAAACAGCAACAAGAGCAGTGGGATTTTGAGTCTAATCAAGACAAGTCTCTTCTTGAAGCTAACCACAAGAAGCAAGTTAATACAATGGACGGTTATTACAACCAGTTACAAGGTCATTACTCTCCAGCTGGTGAAGTCACCGATGGTTCTGCTGCCCGTTCTAAACGCGCACGTAAAACCGCTGTTGTAGCCGCTGCGGTTTCCGCTGTAGCGGACACAACCGCCACCGCAGCTCCCGTTCCGACCGCGGATATCGCTAGCGGTTCCGGGTCAGGACCGAGTCATAGGAGATTGTGGGTTAAAGAACGGACTACGGACTGGTGGGACAGAGTGAGCCGGCCTGATTTCCCGGAAGACGAGTTCCGGCGAGACTTTCGGATGAGCAAATCGACGTTTAATCTAATATGCGAGGAGCTAGACACGACGGTGACCAAGAAAAACACGATGCTTAGAGACGCGATCCCAGCTCCAAAACGCGTTGGCGTTTGCGTTTGGCGTTTAGCTACGGGAGCTCCGCTTCGCCACGTGTCGGAGCGTTTCGGCCTCGGAATCTCGACTTGCCACAAGCTGGTCATCGAAGTCTGCCGCGCCATCTACGACGTCCTTATGCCCAAGTACCTCCGTTGGCCGTCGGATCAAGAGATCAGCTCGACGAAGTCGAAATTCGAATCCGTACACAAAATCCCAAACGTCGTCGGATCAATCTACACCACGCATATCCCGATCATCGCTCCGAAGGTACACGTGGCGGCGTATTTCAACAAGAGACACACAGAGAGGAACCAGAAGACGTCGTACTCGATCACCGTACAAGGAGTGGTCAACGCCGACGGGATCTTCACCGACGTCTGTATCGGAAACCCGGGGTCCCTCACCGACGATCAGATCCTCGAGAAGTCTTCGCTTTCGCGGCAGAGAGCGGCGCGTGGGATGCTGCGTGACAGCTGGATCGTCGGAAACTCGGGGTTTCCGTTGACGGATTGGCTTCTTGTGCCGTACGCTAGACAGAATCTGACGTGGACGCAGCACGCGTTCAACGAGAGCGTCGGAGAGATTCAGGGGATCGCGACGGAGGCGTTCCAAAGGCTTAAAGGAAGGTGGGCTTGTTTGCAGAAACGGACGGAGGTGAAGCTTCAAGATCTGCCGTACGTTCTTGGAgcttgttgtgtgttgcatAACATTTGTGAGATGAGGAATGAGGAGATTTCGCCGGAGTTGAAGTTTGAGGTTTTTGATGACGTGGCGGTGCCGGAGAATAGTATACGATCTGCTACTGCCGTTAACACGAGGGATCATATCTCTCATAATCTCTTGCATCGTGGACTCGCCGGCACAAGAACTCTGTAg